In Fodinicola acaciae, the following proteins share a genomic window:
- a CDS encoding DUF3263 domain-containing protein, producing the protein MDAAVNRLPDEPDADAVDPAAEDASGLTRREREVLAFERKWWQYAGAKEQAIRDLFNMSGTRYYQVLNALIDRQEALAYDPMLVKRLRRLRAARQRARSARRLGIEL; encoded by the coding sequence ATGGACGCCGCGGTCAACAGGCTGCCTGACGAGCCCGATGCCGATGCCGTCGATCCGGCTGCCGAGGATGCCTCCGGCCTGACCCGGCGCGAGCGCGAGGTGCTCGCGTTCGAGCGCAAGTGGTGGCAGTACGCCGGCGCCAAGGAGCAGGCCATCCGCGACCTGTTCAACATGTCCGGCACGCGCTATTACCAGGTGCTGAACGCGCTGATCGACCGTCAGGAAGCGCTCGCGTACGACCCGATGCTGGTGAAACGCCTGCGCCGGTTGCGTGCCGCGCGACAACGCGCCCGGTCCGCGCGCCGCCTCGGCATCGAGCTTTAG
- a CDS encoding FAD-dependent oxidoreductase — MVVGAGIVGLTTAVRLLEAGHRVRVLAADPPERSTSNLAAAIWYPTGFGPRAGVLDWAATAFATYREMAAAGVPGVVMRDSRQLLRARPDGQPWWAAAVGGVEVLTGGQPPYAGAYRFSVPLVEMPVHLRWLVGWFHRLGGTIERRRLASLDELDGLASVIVNCTGLGARELCADDSVHPVRGQVVRVANPGLTESVRDEQHPAGRAYVHPRSDDCILGGTADADAWDTAPDPAVTAAIVKRCTEIVPRLAGCAILGVHVGLRPARPSVRLEVDPRRDTMLIHNYGHSGAGITLGWGCAATVRALVDPTDDGAGPGRPAAGAPAEHRRRQ; from the coding sequence ATGGTGGTCGGCGCCGGGATTGTCGGACTCACCACGGCGGTCCGGCTGCTGGAGGCCGGCCATCGCGTACGCGTCCTCGCCGCCGATCCGCCGGAGCGCTCGACCTCCAACCTGGCCGCCGCGATCTGGTATCCGACCGGTTTCGGGCCACGGGCCGGCGTGCTCGACTGGGCCGCGACGGCGTTCGCCACCTATCGCGAGATGGCCGCCGCCGGCGTGCCAGGTGTCGTCATGCGCGACAGCCGCCAACTGCTGCGCGCGCGGCCAGACGGCCAGCCGTGGTGGGCCGCCGCGGTCGGCGGCGTCGAGGTGCTCACCGGCGGCCAGCCGCCATACGCTGGCGCGTATCGCTTTTCGGTGCCATTGGTGGAAATGCCGGTGCATCTGCGGTGGCTGGTCGGCTGGTTCCACCGACTCGGCGGCACGATCGAGCGCCGCCGGCTGGCGTCGCTGGACGAGCTCGACGGCCTCGCCTCCGTCATCGTGAACTGCACCGGCCTTGGTGCCCGAGAGCTGTGCGCGGACGACTCCGTCCACCCGGTGCGCGGCCAGGTCGTACGCGTGGCGAATCCAGGCCTGACCGAGTCGGTCCGCGACGAGCAGCATCCAGCCGGCCGCGCGTACGTCCATCCGCGCAGCGACGACTGCATCCTGGGCGGCACGGCCGACGCGGACGCGTGGGACACCGCGCCGGATCCCGCGGTGACCGCGGCGATCGTCAAGCGCTGCACCGAAATCGTGCCGCGGCTGGCCGGTTGCGCGATCCTCGGCGTACACGTCGGACTGCGGCCGGCGCGTCCGTCCGTACGCCTGGAGGTCGATCCGCGGCGAGACACCATGCTCATCCACAATTACGGCCACTCCGGCGCCGGCATCACCCTCGGCTGGGGATGCGCGGCGACCGTACGCGCGCTGGTCGACCCCACGGACGACGGCGCAGGACCAGGACGGCCAGCAGCAGGAGCGCCAGCAGAGCACCGCCGCCGTCAATGA
- a CDS encoding Xaa-Pro dipeptidyl-peptidase — protein MSRVLAVLVVLAAGLFGYVPAAHAARPYVEGGETQPVYSYDNAIREAVFVQTPVDSDRDGKPDRVRVDIIRPREAARTGVRVPVIMEASPYWSCCARGSKKQVKQYAADGTVNLFPAFYDNYFVPRGYAWAALDLTGTTKSQGCPDVGGPAEVLGAKAVVDWFNGRALGFDLNGKPVTADWTTGRVGMVGKSWDGTIPNAVASTGVRGLETIVPVSAISSWYDYERLGGVLRYPGYHTYLANFVNGRAKGVCDAVTADLQNASDDSTGSYNAYWAARDYRLNANKVHASVFAIHGINDLNVTTSQLARWWDLLAARGVPRKLWLTQQGHVDPFEIRRPQWVRAVHHWFDYWLQKIPNGIMSEPKVDIERQDGTWITAPTWPAPTAVHRPVFLGNGTLGGAPSAAVRTFTDNPDLTEAAAVANPNQPSGSRLVFLSGKLPRDLRISGIPQAMLRVKVNKPTTELSVRLVDYGEQHRVDYQSAGPPGEGVHYLDTESCWGESSATDTACFNDDAEDFVDSDVNVMSRGWRDAAHYLSLKTVNQLRPDRWYNVPVPMDAYETVVKAGHVLGLVVTASDQEYTAPTTTGATVQVSLAGSYLLLPATGALPYAATPASVTTKSAPRPLTKPQRVDSFFRP, from the coding sequence GTGTCCCGTGTGCTCGCCGTGCTGGTGGTGCTGGCCGCCGGCCTGTTCGGATACGTGCCGGCCGCGCATGCGGCTCGGCCGTACGTCGAAGGCGGTGAGACGCAGCCGGTCTACTCGTACGACAACGCCATCCGCGAGGCCGTCTTCGTACAGACACCGGTCGACAGCGACCGCGACGGCAAGCCGGACCGCGTACGCGTGGACATCATCCGGCCGCGCGAGGCCGCCCGGACCGGTGTCAGGGTGCCGGTGATCATGGAGGCCTCGCCGTACTGGAGCTGCTGCGCGAGAGGCAGCAAGAAGCAGGTCAAGCAGTACGCGGCCGACGGCACGGTGAATCTTTTCCCGGCTTTCTATGACAACTACTTCGTGCCGCGCGGCTACGCGTGGGCCGCGCTCGACCTGACCGGCACGACGAAGTCGCAGGGTTGTCCCGATGTCGGCGGACCGGCCGAGGTGCTCGGCGCGAAGGCCGTTGTCGACTGGTTCAACGGCCGCGCGCTCGGATTCGACCTGAACGGCAAGCCGGTGACGGCCGACTGGACGACCGGACGCGTTGGCATGGTGGGAAAATCGTGGGACGGCACGATTCCCAACGCCGTCGCCTCGACCGGCGTACGCGGCCTGGAGACGATCGTGCCGGTGTCGGCGATCTCCAGCTGGTATGACTACGAGCGGTTGGGCGGCGTGCTGCGTTATCCCGGCTATCACACGTATCTGGCCAACTTTGTCAATGGCCGCGCCAAAGGCGTGTGCGACGCGGTGACAGCAGACCTGCAGAATGCCAGCGACGACAGCACCGGCAGCTACAACGCGTACTGGGCGGCGCGCGACTATCGGCTCAACGCCAACAAAGTCCACGCCAGCGTCTTCGCCATCCACGGCATCAACGACCTCAACGTCACGACTTCACAGCTCGCTCGATGGTGGGACCTGCTCGCCGCGCGTGGCGTGCCGCGCAAGCTGTGGCTGACGCAGCAAGGACATGTCGACCCGTTCGAGATCCGCCGGCCGCAGTGGGTACGCGCGGTGCACCACTGGTTCGACTACTGGCTGCAGAAAATCCCGAACGGCATCATGTCCGAGCCGAAGGTCGACATCGAGCGCCAGGACGGCACGTGGATCACCGCGCCGACCTGGCCGGCGCCGACCGCCGTACACCGGCCGGTTTTCCTGGGAAACGGCACACTTGGCGGCGCTCCGTCGGCGGCGGTGCGTACGTTCACCGACAATCCTGATCTCACCGAGGCCGCCGCGGTCGCCAACCCCAATCAACCATCGGGCTCGAGACTGGTTTTTCTGTCCGGAAAACTGCCGCGCGACCTCCGGATTTCCGGGATTCCGCAGGCGATGCTGCGGGTCAAGGTGAACAAGCCGACCACCGAGCTGTCCGTGCGGCTGGTGGACTATGGCGAGCAGCATCGCGTCGACTACCAGTCGGCCGGTCCGCCTGGTGAAGGCGTGCACTATCTGGACACCGAGTCGTGTTGGGGTGAGTCGTCGGCGACCGACACCGCGTGTTTCAACGACGACGCCGAGGATTTCGTCGACAGCGACGTCAACGTGATGAGTCGCGGTTGGCGCGACGCGGCGCATTATCTGAGCCTCAAGACGGTCAACCAGCTGCGGCCAGACCGCTGGTACAACGTGCCGGTGCCGATGGACGCGTACGAGACGGTGGTGAAAGCCGGCCACGTGCTCGGCCTGGTGGTGACCGCGAGCGACCAGGAATACACCGCGCCGACGACGACCGGCGCGACCGTACAGGTGTCGCTGGCGGGCAGCTATCTGCTCCTGCCTGCCACCGGTGCGCTGCCGTACGCGGCCACGCCTGCCTCCGTCACCACGAAGTCGGCCCCGCGGCCTCTCACCAAGCCACAACGCGTCGACTCCTTCTTCCGGCCGTAA
- a CDS encoding alpha/beta fold hydrolase: MSKSEALGAVREVRLSGGTIRYRERGDGPPVVFVHGVLVNGDIWRNVVPVVADAGFRCITPDWPLGGHEVPVPEADLTPPGVAGMIGDFLERLDLRDVTLVANDTGGALTQIFVASQPERVSQVVLTPSDCFDRFFPPMFAYLSAIGRMPGAIWLLAQTIRVRALHRLPNVLGFAAKHGVPAEVVKSYAASLQRNRAIRADLGRFLRGVDKRHTLAAANKLAAFDRPVLLAWAEEDKLFPMELPRRLAAILPDATIETVGDSYTFVPEDQPRWLAERVVEFVRKHATT, translated from the coding sequence ATGTCGAAGAGCGAGGCCCTTGGCGCCGTACGCGAGGTGCGGCTCAGCGGCGGGACGATCCGTTATCGGGAGCGCGGCGACGGTCCGCCGGTGGTGTTCGTGCACGGCGTGCTGGTCAACGGCGACATCTGGCGCAACGTCGTGCCGGTTGTCGCGGACGCCGGTTTTCGTTGCATCACACCGGACTGGCCGCTCGGCGGACACGAGGTGCCGGTGCCGGAGGCGGACCTGACGCCACCTGGCGTGGCGGGAATGATCGGTGATTTCCTGGAAAGGCTCGACCTGCGTGACGTGACGCTGGTGGCCAACGACACCGGTGGCGCGCTCACCCAGATTTTCGTTGCCAGTCAGCCAGAGCGGGTCAGCCAGGTGGTGCTGACGCCGTCGGACTGCTTCGACCGGTTCTTTCCGCCGATGTTCGCGTACCTGTCGGCGATCGGCCGGATGCCCGGCGCGATTTGGCTGCTGGCGCAGACAATCCGGGTCCGCGCGTTGCACCGGCTGCCGAATGTCCTCGGTTTCGCCGCCAAACACGGCGTGCCGGCCGAGGTCGTCAAGTCCTACGCCGCGTCGTTGCAGCGAAACCGGGCCATCCGCGCCGATCTCGGCCGGTTTCTGCGCGGTGTCGACAAGCGCCACACGCTTGCCGCGGCGAACAAACTCGCCGCCTTCGACCGGCCGGTGCTGCTGGCGTGGGCCGAGGAGGACAAGCTGTTCCCGATGGAGCTGCCGCGCCGGCTCGCCGCGATCCTGCCGGACGCCACCATCGAGACCGTAGGCGACTCGTACACTTTCGTGCCGGAGGACCAGCCGCGGTGGCTGGCCGAGAGAGTCGTCGAGTTCGTCAGGAAACATGCCACCACCTAG
- a CDS encoding CBS domain-containing protein → MRINDILRGKGTEVATITPQAPIAQLLTLLAAHNVGALPVVASDASVDISSGSHPVVGMASERDVVRRLNDNGVGLLDRPVGDIMSTTVTTCRPDDAVDDIMRVMTNRRIRHVPVVEDGQLVGIVSIGDIVKSRISELEEHRSHLEAYIASGG, encoded by the coding sequence ATGCGAATCAACGACATCCTCCGTGGCAAGGGCACCGAGGTCGCCACCATCACGCCACAGGCACCGATCGCACAGCTGCTCACACTGCTCGCCGCGCACAACGTCGGCGCGCTGCCGGTGGTCGCCAGCGACGCGAGCGTGGACATCAGCTCCGGCAGCCATCCGGTCGTCGGCATGGCGTCGGAGCGTGACGTCGTACGCCGGCTCAACGACAACGGCGTCGGCCTGCTCGACCGCCCGGTCGGCGACATCATGTCGACGACCGTCACGACCTGCCGGCCGGACGACGCGGTCGACGACATCATGCGGGTGATGACCAACCGGCGGATCCGGCACGTGCCGGTGGTCGAGGACGGTCAGCTGGTCGGCATCGTCAGCATCGGCGACATCGTGAAGAGCCGGATCAGCGAGCTGGAGGAGCACCGCTCGCATCTGGAGGCGTACATCGCCAGCGGTGGCTGA
- a CDS encoding Xaa-Pro dipeptidyl-peptidase — MPRRFLVLTMAVLASLLMISPAASAAPPPYVHGTETQPVYSYQKAIREAVWVEIPLDSDRDGKLDRVRVDIVRPSEAASAGLKVPVILEASPYYACCGRGNESELKGYAANGTVDAMPLYYDNYFVPRGYAFAAVDLTGSNKSQGCPDVGGPAEILGAKAVVDWLNGRARGFAADGSAVTASWTTGRVGMIGKSWDGTIANGVAATGVQGLETIVPISAISSWYDYQRFGGVLRSPDYVTYLASLVNGRGSTCAKPIADAQAASDDSTGSYNAYWQARDYRASASKVHASVFVVHGINDLNVTTSQFGRWWDELAARGVPRKIWLSQQGHVDPFDIRRADWVDTLHKWFDFWLQKLPNGIMSQPQASIELPSGQWTTARTWPALGAVGKPVFFGNGDGRTGTLGSVPSLATRTVVDDPNLTEATAVANPNQPTGSRAVFLSGRLTRDLRISGIPQVTLRVKVSKPTNELTVRLVDYGQQHRVDYLSSGSGVHNLTTESCWGPATATDNACYLDTAVDYVDSDTMVLTRGWRDAAHYQSLRLVTPLQPDRWYDVPVPMDAYDTVVKAGHVLGLVVAGSDTESTSPTSTGATIQVSLLGSYLLLPSIGSLPSVRTAPQVVTAPQKRAFSEPLRRGDFR; from the coding sequence GTGCCGCGCCGATTTCTCGTCCTGACGATGGCCGTGTTGGCCAGCTTGTTGATGATCAGCCCGGCCGCGTCCGCGGCGCCACCGCCGTACGTGCACGGCACCGAGACCCAGCCGGTGTACTCCTACCAGAAGGCCATCCGCGAGGCGGTGTGGGTCGAGATCCCGCTGGACAGCGACCGGGACGGCAAGCTCGACCGGGTACGAGTCGACATCGTACGGCCGAGTGAGGCGGCCAGCGCCGGCCTGAAGGTGCCGGTGATCCTGGAGGCCTCGCCGTATTACGCCTGCTGCGGCCGCGGCAACGAGAGCGAGCTCAAGGGCTACGCCGCCAACGGCACGGTCGACGCGATGCCGCTCTACTACGACAACTACTTCGTGCCGCGCGGCTACGCGTTCGCGGCCGTCGACCTGACCGGCTCCAACAAGTCGCAGGGCTGTCCGGACGTCGGTGGCCCGGCCGAGATCCTCGGCGCGAAGGCGGTCGTCGACTGGCTCAACGGACGCGCGCGCGGCTTCGCGGCGGACGGCAGCGCGGTCACCGCGAGCTGGACCACCGGCCGGGTCGGCATGATCGGCAAGTCGTGGGACGGCACGATCGCCAACGGTGTGGCCGCGACCGGCGTACAAGGGCTCGAGACGATCGTGCCGATCTCGGCGATCTCCAGCTGGTACGACTACCAGCGCTTCGGCGGTGTGCTGCGCTCGCCGGACTACGTCACCTACCTCGCCAGCCTGGTCAACGGCCGCGGCTCGACCTGCGCCAAGCCGATCGCCGACGCGCAGGCGGCCAGCGACGACAGTACGGGCAGCTACAACGCCTACTGGCAGGCCCGCGACTATCGGGCGAGCGCGAGCAAGGTGCACGCGAGCGTCTTCGTCGTACACGGCATCAACGACCTCAACGTGACCACCTCGCAGTTCGGCCGCTGGTGGGACGAGCTGGCCGCGCGTGGCGTGCCGCGCAAGATCTGGCTGTCGCAGCAGGGCCACGTCGACCCGTTCGACATCCGCCGCGCCGACTGGGTCGACACGCTGCACAAGTGGTTCGACTTCTGGCTGCAGAAGCTGCCCAACGGCATCATGTCGCAGCCGCAGGCCTCGATCGAGCTGCCGTCCGGCCAGTGGACCACCGCGCGGACCTGGCCGGCGCTCGGCGCGGTCGGCAAGCCGGTCTTCTTCGGCAACGGCGACGGCAGGACCGGCACGCTCGGCAGTGTGCCGTCGCTGGCCACGCGTACGGTCGTCGACGACCCCAACCTGACCGAGGCGACCGCGGTCGCCAACCCCAACCAGCCGACCGGCTCGCGCGCGGTGTTCCTGTCCGGCCGGCTGACCCGCGACCTGCGGATCTCCGGCATTCCGCAGGTGACGCTGCGGGTCAAGGTCAGCAAGCCGACCAACGAGCTGACCGTACGGCTGGTGGACTACGGCCAGCAGCATCGCGTCGACTACCTGTCGTCGGGGTCGGGCGTACACAACCTGACGACAGAGTCGTGCTGGGGACCGGCCACCGCGACCGACAACGCGTGCTATCTGGACACCGCCGTCGACTACGTGGACAGCGACACGATGGTGTTGACGCGCGGCTGGCGGGACGCGGCGCATTACCAGAGCCTGCGGCTGGTGACGCCGCTCCAGCCTGATCGCTGGTATGACGTGCCGGTGCCGATGGACGCGTACGACACGGTCGTCAAAGCCGGTCACGTGCTCGGCCTGGTGGTCGCCGGCAGCGACACCGAGAGCACGTCGCCGACCAGCACCGGAGCGACCATCCAGGTGTCGCTGCTGGGCAGCTATCTGCTGCTGCCGAGCATCGGCTCGCTGCCGTCGGTGCGTACGGCTCCGCAGGTGGTCACCGCACCGCAGAAGCGCGCGTTTTCCGAGCCTCTGCGCCGCGGCGACTTCCGCTAA
- a CDS encoding TetR/AcrR family transcriptional regulator → MPPPSQEERSRLTRAALVRTARRMFAERGYAQVSAAEIVAAAGLTRGALYHHFTDKQDLFRAVFLELEDEITAELTAAMDAPPEPAAKLLAGLHTILDIFDRPDVLRIGLTDAPAVLGWQAWRDIEAEHGLGLLVGFLEGAVEAGLVLPAPAPVLAQLILSAVIEAGLLIAHADDRRQARADAEQSLLVLLSGLVPR, encoded by the coding sequence ATGCCACCACCTAGCCAGGAGGAGCGGTCGCGGTTGACTCGCGCCGCTCTCGTACGGACCGCACGGCGGATGTTCGCCGAGCGCGGCTACGCGCAGGTGTCGGCCGCGGAGATCGTCGCCGCGGCCGGCCTGACGCGCGGCGCGCTCTATCACCACTTCACCGACAAGCAGGACCTGTTTCGCGCGGTCTTCCTCGAGTTGGAGGACGAGATCACCGCCGAGCTGACCGCGGCGATGGACGCGCCGCCGGAGCCGGCGGCCAAGCTGCTGGCCGGCCTGCACACGATCCTGGACATCTTCGACCGGCCGGACGTCCTGCGCATAGGTTTGACCGACGCGCCGGCCGTACTCGGTTGGCAGGCCTGGCGCGACATCGAGGCCGAGCACGGTCTCGGCCTGCTGGTCGGCTTCCTGGAAGGCGCCGTCGAGGCCGGCCTGGTGCTGCCGGCGCCGGCGCCGGTGCTCGCGCAGCTGATCCTCAGCGCGGTCATCGAGGCCGGCCTGCTCATCGCGCACGCCGACGACCGCAGGCAGGCCAGGGCGGACGCCGAGCAATCCCTGCTGGTCCTCCTGTCCGGCCTCGTCCCCCGCTGA
- a CDS encoding C39 family peptidase, which translates to MHKNSLRCVLAAAVVAGTSAALALTPLAPAAAADTGFPDDFHAWTTYADFFRGTGEHVRPALSGDGAVTLTPGQDAGSWTSPWYSPKGGFNELVASWQIDTPAGSWAEIGMQARTSTTDSQWYVMGDWAFDTSAITRHSTDGQKDAVGLISTDTFFTRSAPAGGNPTSYRLKVTLHGTKSARPVLRQVGAVAALPPAATPTVTSTPIQKRAVELKVPSYSQETHHGEYPSFDGGGEAWCSPTSTSMVLSYWKKGPSQQDIASLPADPVFDKNNRADGIVDWSAIHTYDSVYQGAGNWPFNTAYASAYGLDGSVRMFTSLRDAEKWLRRGVPVIVSLHWDNTSPDPRDHLDGSSISGTSGHLVTLVGLTASGDAIVNDPASPTNTEVRHVYKRSQFEYRWLDSTSGVGYLIKSPWIRG; encoded by the coding sequence GTGCACAAAAATTCCCTCCGATGTGTCCTCGCGGCCGCCGTCGTCGCCGGCACGTCGGCCGCTCTGGCGCTGACGCCGCTCGCGCCGGCGGCGGCGGCCGACACGGGGTTCCCCGACGACTTCCACGCCTGGACCACCTACGCCGACTTCTTCCGCGGCACCGGCGAGCACGTACGCCCGGCGCTGTCCGGCGACGGCGCGGTCACGCTGACGCCCGGCCAGGACGCCGGCAGCTGGACCTCTCCGTGGTATTCGCCGAAGGGCGGCTTCAACGAGCTGGTCGCCTCCTGGCAGATCGACACGCCGGCCGGCAGCTGGGCCGAGATCGGCATGCAGGCGCGTACGTCCACCACCGACAGCCAGTGGTACGTGATGGGCGACTGGGCCTTCGACACCTCGGCGATCACCAGGCACTCGACAGACGGGCAGAAGGACGCGGTCGGCCTGATCAGCACAGACACCTTCTTCACCCGCAGCGCGCCGGCCGGCGGCAACCCGACGTCGTACCGGTTGAAGGTCACCCTGCACGGCACCAAGTCGGCGCGACCGGTGCTGCGTCAGGTCGGCGCCGTCGCCGCACTGCCGCCGGCCGCCACGCCGACCGTCACCAGCACGCCGATCCAGAAGCGCGCGGTCGAGCTGAAGGTGCCGTCGTACTCGCAGGAGACGCACCACGGCGAATATCCGAGCTTCGACGGCGGCGGCGAGGCGTGGTGCAGCCCGACCTCGACGTCGATGGTGTTGTCGTACTGGAAGAAGGGGCCGAGCCAGCAGGACATCGCCTCACTGCCGGCGGACCCGGTCTTCGACAAGAACAACCGCGCCGACGGCATCGTCGACTGGTCGGCCATCCACACCTACGATTCGGTCTACCAGGGTGCCGGCAACTGGCCGTTCAACACGGCGTACGCCTCCGCGTACGGCCTGGACGGCTCGGTGCGGATGTTCACCTCGCTGCGTGACGCGGAGAAGTGGCTGCGCCGCGGCGTACCGGTGATCGTGTCACTGCACTGGGACAACACCTCGCCCGACCCGCGCGACCACCTCGACGGCTCGTCGATCAGCGGCACCAGCGGCCACCTGGTGACCCTGGTCGGCCTGACCGCCAGCGGCGACGCGATCGTCAACGACCCGGCGTCGCCGACGAACACGGAGGTGCGGCACGTCTACAAGCGGTCGCAGTTCGAGTACCGGTGGCTCGACTCCACCAGCGGCGTCGGCTATCTGATCAAGTCTCCCTGGATCCGCGGCTAG
- a CDS encoding GNAT family N-acetyltransferase, with protein sequence MSLVVRPAAAEDVTELAHVMGRAFYDDPPFRWAIPNDDVRRRKLHGLFRILLKTVHLPRGGCEVVVRDGKIVAGAMWDPPDNWQTPLVTEIMQLSPLVFLLGRHVVGAIRGLSALELLARVHPREPHWYLGVLGTDPVAQGGGCGRALLESRLSRCDAEGLPAYLESSKEANVPYYERFGFVVRDGVTLPRNGPTIYPMWRDPA encoded by the coding sequence ATGAGCCTTGTCGTACGGCCGGCGGCCGCTGAGGACGTGACCGAGCTGGCGCATGTGATGGGACGCGCGTTCTACGACGACCCGCCGTTCAGGTGGGCCATCCCGAACGACGACGTACGCCGGCGCAAGCTGCACGGCCTGTTCCGGATCCTGCTGAAGACGGTCCATCTGCCACGCGGCGGCTGTGAGGTGGTCGTACGCGACGGGAAGATCGTCGCGGGCGCGATGTGGGACCCGCCGGACAACTGGCAGACCCCGCTGGTCACCGAGATCATGCAGCTCTCGCCGTTGGTCTTCCTGCTCGGCCGGCACGTGGTCGGCGCCATCCGCGGACTGAGCGCGCTGGAGCTGCTCGCCAGGGTCCATCCGCGTGAGCCGCACTGGTATCTCGGCGTCCTCGGCACGGATCCGGTCGCGCAGGGCGGTGGCTGCGGCCGCGCGCTGCTGGAGTCACGCCTGTCGCGATGTGACGCCGAGGGCCTGCCGGCGTATCTGGAGTCGTCGAAGGAGGCAAATGTGCCCTACTACGAGCGCTTCGGATTCGTCGTACGCGATGGCGTCACGTTGCCGCGCAATGGTCCGACCATCTATCCCATGTGGCGCGATCCGGCCTAA
- a CDS encoding L,D-transpeptidase has protein sequence MRFSRTASFGAISLTLVVALAACSSGGQGGGKSNGAQPPAAASFAMTPKSGATEVAPAEPVTVTVSNGTLSAVTVKSAKGDTVDGTLSGNKWTSKGKLAFGSTYTVQATEAGKPAATVGTFTTAATPSGSNSVRVTSFNGDGAAYGVGMPIVLKLPNGGLTDKAQRAALEKALKVTTTPPSTGAWGWISSSELHFRPQNYWAGGTKIHLAVDTAGVSLGGGKWGRTDITVDFKIGRDQRLTADASTHRLVMTQDGKTVKNLPVSLGSPKHPSSEGTLLIIEKRPTAVFDSGTYGVPASSPGGYKTNVNDVERLTWGGEFIHSAPWSVGQQGNTNVSHGCINVAPTPADWLYRNLQVGDPIVVRNTGSPVKANDGWTDWTLSWDKWLEKSAAGAVSTG, from the coding sequence GTGAGGTTTTCACGAACAGCGTCGTTCGGCGCCATCAGTCTGACCCTCGTGGTCGCTCTGGCCGCCTGCTCCAGTGGCGGCCAGGGTGGCGGAAAGAGCAACGGAGCGCAGCCGCCGGCCGCGGCCAGCTTCGCCATGACCCCGAAGAGCGGCGCGACCGAGGTGGCACCGGCCGAGCCGGTGACCGTCACGGTCAGCAACGGCACGCTGTCCGCCGTCACCGTCAAGTCGGCCAAGGGCGACACCGTCGACGGCACGCTCAGCGGCAACAAGTGGACCAGCAAGGGCAAGCTCGCCTTCGGCTCCACGTACACGGTGCAGGCCACCGAGGCCGGCAAGCCGGCCGCCACGGTCGGCACCTTCACCACCGCGGCGACCCCGTCCGGGTCCAACTCGGTGCGCGTGACCAGCTTCAACGGCGACGGCGCCGCGTACGGCGTCGGCATGCCGATCGTGCTGAAGCTGCCAAACGGCGGCCTCACCGACAAGGCGCAGCGCGCCGCGCTGGAGAAGGCGCTGAAGGTCACCACCACCCCGCCGAGCACCGGCGCGTGGGGCTGGATCAGCAGCTCCGAGCTGCACTTCCGGCCGCAGAACTACTGGGCCGGCGGCACCAAGATCCACCTCGCCGTGGACACCGCCGGTGTCAGCCTCGGCGGTGGCAAGTGGGGCCGTACGGACATCACCGTCGACTTCAAGATCGGCCGTGACCAGCGGCTGACCGCCGACGCGAGCACGCACCGGCTGGTCATGACGCAGGACGGCAAGACGGTGAAAAACCTGCCGGTCAGCCTCGGCTCACCGAAGCATCCGTCCTCCGAAGGCACCCTGCTGATCATCGAGAAGCGGCCGACCGCGGTCTTCGACTCCGGCACGTACGGAGTGCCGGCATCCTCGCCTGGCGGCTACAAGACCAACGTCAACGACGTGGAGCGGCTGACCTGGGGTGGCGAGTTCATCCACTCGGCGCCGTGGTCGGTCGGCCAGCAGGGCAACACCAACGTGTCGCACGGCTGCATCAACGTGGCGCCGACGCCGGCCGACTGGCTCTATCGCAACCTGCAGGTCGGCGATCCGATCGTCGTACGCAACACCGGGTCGCCGGTGAAGGCCAACGACGGCTGGACCGACTGGACCCTGTCGTGGGACAAGTGGCTGGAGAAGTCGGCCGCCGGAGCCGTCTCGACCGGATGA